The following coding sequences are from one Brassica rapa cultivar Chiifu-401-42 unplaced genomic scaffold, CAAS_Brap_v3.01 Scaffold0735, whole genome shotgun sequence window:
- the LOC117130862 gene encoding predicted GPI-anchored protein 58, with protein MPPRRALFGRRGGTNLPISVSSSLDSLPPSTPAPLPTPSFDATPPGSSFETDPSEGSYDQTPVHMPLSPDPYFMDIEVDVVHDSPVHEDHPAAPASPAAHFPPAPAALIPAAQPGPAPTDPAIIALLELMAEMVNLQHQALNAQREAQRAQPAP; from the coding sequence ATGCCACCGAGAAGAGCACTCTTTGGACGCCGTGGAGGTACAAACCTCCCAATTTCGGTTTCATCATCTTTAGACTCTTTGCCGCCATCTACTCCGGCACCACTTCCGACTCCTAGCTTTGATGCTACACCTCCGGGCTCTAGCTTTGAGACTGACCCGTCTGAAGGGTCATATGATCAGACACCGGTGCACATGCCTTTGTCTCCAGACCCGTACTTTATGGACATCGAGGTGGATGTGGTACACGATAGTCCAGTGCACGAAGATCATCCCGCAGCTCCTGCATCTCCTGCCGCTCATTTTCCACCAGCCCCTGCTGCACTTATTCCGGCAGCACAACCTGGACCAGCTCCAACTGATCCAGCTATAATAGCACTTCTAGAActgatggctgagatggtgaatttgcaaCATCAAGCATTGAATGCACAGCGTGAAGCACAGCGTGCTCAGCCAGCTCCA